In Lachnospiraceae bacterium, one DNA window encodes the following:
- the tnpA gene encoding IS200/IS605 family transposase: MAKKENSLAHMKWMCKYHIVFTPKYRRKIIYNQYKADIRDIIKQLCSYKGVEIIEGHLMPDHIHMLVSIPPKISVSSFMGYLKGKSALMIFDKHANLKYKFGNRHFWAEGYYVSTVGLNEATIKKYIQEQEKHDIAMDKLSVKEYEDPFKG, translated from the coding sequence ATGGCGAAGAAAGAAAATTCACTTGCGCATATGAAATGGATGTGCAAATATCATATCGTCTTCACACCTAAGTATAGACGAAAAATAATTTACAATCAATACAAAGCGGATATAAGAGATATTATAAAACAATTGTGTAGTTATAAAGGTGTTGAAATTATTGAGGGTCATCTAATGCCAGATCATATCCATATGTTAGTAAGTATTCCGCCAAAGATAAGTGTATCATCATTCATGGGATATTTAAAAGGGAAAAGTGCGCTTATGATATTCGATAAACACGCAAATTTAAAGTATAAATTTGGAAATCGTCATTTCTGGGCAGAAGGATATTATGTTAGCACAGTAGGATTAAATGAGGCTACAATAAAAAAATATATCCAAGAGCAGGAAAAGCATGATATAGCAATGGATAAGCTAAGTGTAAAGGAATATGAAGACCCTTTTAAGGGTTAA
- the fucO gene encoding lactaldehyde reductase, translating into MANRIILNETSYHGAGAIAEIANEAKTRAFKKAFVCSDPDLIKFGVTKKVTDVLDNAGLAYEIYSNIKPNPTIENVQTGVAAFKKSGADYLIAIGGGSSMDTAKAIGIIIANPEFEDVRSLEGVAPTKKPSIPIIAVPTTAGTAAEVTINYVITDVEKKRKFVCVDTHDIPVIAVVDPDMMSSMPKGLTASTGMDALTHAIEGYITKGAWEMTDMFHLKAIELISKNLRGACENTKEGREGMALGQYIAGMGFSNVGLGIVHSMAHALGAVYDTPHGVANAILLPTVMEYNAPCTGTKYKDIAVAMGVEGVENMSQEEYRKAAVDAVKKLSADVGIPADLKAIVKAEDVDFLAQSAMDDACRPGNPKDPTFEDIKNLYLSLM; encoded by the coding sequence ATGGCAAACAGAATCATATTAAATGAAACTTCTTATCATGGCGCAGGCGCTATTGCTGAGATCGCTAATGAAGCAAAAACAAGAGCTTTTAAGAAGGCTTTCGTATGTTCAGATCCAGACCTGATCAAATTTGGCGTAACAAAGAAAGTTACAGATGTACTGGATAATGCAGGTCTTGCATATGAGATCTACTCTAATATCAAACCAAACCCAACTATTGAGAATGTACAGACTGGTGTAGCAGCATTTAAGAAATCCGGTGCTGATTATCTGATCGCTATCGGCGGCGGTTCTTCTATGGATACAGCAAAAGCAATCGGTATCATCATTGCCAATCCTGAATTTGAAGATGTAAGAAGCTTGGAAGGTGTAGCACCTACCAAGAAGCCATCTATCCCGATCATCGCAGTTCCAACTACAGCAGGAACAGCAGCAGAAGTTACCATTAACTACGTTATCACTGACGTGGAAAAGAAACGTAAATTCGTTTGTGTAGATACACATGATATTCCGGTTATCGCAGTTGTTGACCCGGATATGATGTCCTCTATGCCAAAGGGTCTGACCGCATCTACCGGTATGGACGCTTTAACACATGCAATTGAAGGATACATCACCAAGGGTGCATGGGAGATGACTGATATGTTCCATTTAAAGGCAATCGAGCTGATCTCCAAGAACTTAAGAGGCGCTTGCGAGAATACAAAAGAAGGCCGTGAAGGAATGGCTTTAGGACAGTACATCGCAGGTATGGGCTTCTCCAACGTAGGTTTAGGAATCGTTCATTCCATGGCACATGCTTTAGGTGCTGTTTATGATACTCCTCATGGTGTTGCAAATGCGATCCTGCTTCCAACTGTTATGGAATACAACGCACCATGCACAGGAACCAAATACAAAGATATCGCTGTTGCAATGGGTGTTGAAGGTGTAGAGAACATGAGCCAGGAAGAGTACCGCAAGGCAGCTGTAGATGCAGTTAAGAAGCTGTCTGCTGATGTTGGTATCCCAGCTGACTTAAAGGCTATCGTTAAGGCAGAAGACGTTGATTTCCTTGCACAGTCCGCAATGGATGATGCATGCCGCCCAGGCAATCCAAAAGATCCGACCTTTGAAGACATCAAGAACTTATACTTATCTTTAATGTAA
- a CDS encoding Na/Pi cotransporter family protein: MGVELLLGLLGGLALFLYGMQMMSNNLEAAAGNKMKQILEKLTTNRFMGILVGAGITALIQSSSATTVMTVGFVNSGLMSLKQAVWIIMGANIGTTITGQLIALDVGALAPLIAFIGVVLVVFVKNKKLQHIGGIVAGVGVIFIGMGMMSDAMLPLRDEPEFIQLMTSFKNPLLGVMAGALFTAVIQSSAASIGILQALAVSGVIGLHSAVFVLFGQNIGTCITAVLASVGTNRNAKRTTAIHLMFNVVGTVIFVVLCMVTPFVDWMIATNPANPAAQIANVHTIFNIATTVILFPFGPMLVNIAKKILPDTQVKHVMDADQWFEGLMASKHHLGVSTIAISQIHEEIRDMLAMAAANVSDSFKAMEQGPGENGIQEITDREEEIDLSNVRLSKKISKVLVLDQTPQDIEALNKMYSILGNIERIGDHAMNLAEYAQTIQEKNLNFSDYAKNEFKVMDESCAEGMELLRMAAAGDSGFTLEKIKAIEQKIDDITDNFRQNQIDRMREGHCNVESSILYSEMLTDYERIGDHMLNIGEAYDVIQWNNDKEAVPAAE; encoded by the coding sequence ATGGGAGTTGAATTGCTTTTGGGCCTTCTGGGAGGTCTGGCGCTGTTCCTGTATGGAATGCAGATGATGAGCAATAATCTGGAAGCAGCTGCCGGAAACAAGATGAAGCAGATTCTGGAAAAGCTGACCACCAACCGCTTTATGGGAATCCTGGTAGGCGCAGGCATCACAGCACTGATCCAGTCATCTTCAGCTACAACCGTTATGACAGTAGGCTTTGTAAACTCAGGTCTTATGTCTTTAAAACAGGCTGTGTGGATCATTATGGGTGCTAATATCGGTACCACCATTACCGGACAGCTGATCGCTTTGGACGTAGGTGCTTTAGCACCGCTGATCGCATTTATCGGTGTTGTACTGGTGGTTTTTGTTAAGAACAAAAAGCTGCAGCACATCGGCGGCATTGTTGCCGGGGTAGGTGTTATCTTCATCGGTATGGGAATGATGAGCGATGCAATGCTTCCTCTTCGTGATGAACCGGAATTTATCCAGCTGATGACCAGCTTTAAAAACCCACTGTTAGGTGTTATGGCAGGCGCGCTGTTCACAGCAGTGATCCAGTCTTCCGCAGCTTCTATCGGTATCTTACAGGCACTGGCTGTAAGCGGCGTGATAGGTCTTCACAGCGCTGTGTTCGTACTGTTCGGTCAGAATATCGGTACTTGTATCACGGCTGTTCTGGCTTCTGTGGGAACCAACAGAAATGCAAAGCGTACCACAGCCATCCATCTGATGTTCAATGTAGTCGGTACAGTTATATTTGTGGTATTGTGTATGGTAACGCCATTTGTAGACTGGATGATCGCCACTAACCCGGCAAATCCGGCTGCGCAGATCGCAAATGTGCACACCATCTTTAATATTGCCACAACTGTAATCCTGTTCCCATTTGGGCCGATGTTAGTAAATATTGCAAAGAAGATCCTTCCGGATACCCAGGTAAAGCATGTGATGGATGCAGACCAGTGGTTTGAAGGCCTGATGGCTTCCAAACATCATCTGGGTGTTTCTACCATTGCCATCAGCCAGATCCATGAAGAAATCCGGGATATGCTGGCTATGGCTGCTGCCAATGTTTCTGACAGCTTTAAGGCCATGGAACAGGGACCAGGTGAAAATGGTATCCAGGAGATCACAGACAGAGAAGAAGAGATCGACCTTTCCAACGTACGACTGTCAAAGAAGATATCCAAAGTCCTTGTTTTAGACCAGACACCTCAGGATATTGAAGCATTAAATAAGATGTACAGTATTTTAGGAAATATTGAGCGAATTGGCGATCATGCCATGAACCTGGCAGAATATGCCCAGACGATCCAGGAAAAAAACCTGAATTTCTCAGATTATGCAAAAAATGAATTTAAGGTCATGGATGAAAGCTGTGCAGAAGGTATGGAGCTGCTCAGAATGGCGGCAGCCGGAGACAGTGGATTTACCTTAGAGAAGATCAAGGCCATAGAGCAGAAGATCGATGATATTACTGACAATTTCCGTCAGAATCAGATCGACCGTATGCGGGAAGGCCATTGTAATGTAGAGTCCTCTATCCTGTATTCAGAAATGCTCACAGACTATGAGAGAATCGGCGACCATATGTTAAACATTGGTGAAGCATATGATGTGATCCAGTGGAATAACGATAAAGAAGCGGTTCCTGCGGCCGAATAA
- a CDS encoding trimeric intracellular cation channel family protein: MGNSISIFFLIEAVGTIAFASSGAMVAIRQNLDLLGIIVLGVTTAVGGGMMRDILLGIVPPSLFTNPVYTIMAFVTVLILFTVIRMNQHFLEGDCIITYEKLMNIFDAIGLAAFTVTGIDTAVMAGYGNYHFLSVFLGVLTGVGGGLLRDIMARQTPYILKKHVYACASIAGGMCYSFLLSSPVNNDAAMIISAVLVVAIRLLATHYCWNLPRALKKS, translated from the coding sequence ATGGGGAATTCTATTTCAATCTTCTTTCTGATCGAGGCTGTGGGAACCATTGCTTTCGCCTCTTCCGGCGCTATGGTGGCTATCCGGCAGAATCTTGATCTTCTGGGGATCATTGTATTAGGTGTTACAACAGCAGTTGGCGGAGGTATGATGAGGGACATCCTTTTAGGGATCGTTCCTCCCAGCCTTTTTACCAACCCGGTTTACACGATCATGGCATTTGTCACTGTCCTGATCCTTTTTACAGTCATCCGTATGAACCAGCATTTCTTAGAGGGTGACTGCATCATCACTTATGAAAAGCTGATGAATATTTTTGATGCTATTGGACTGGCTGCTTTTACAGTAACAGGTATTGATACTGCTGTAATGGCTGGATACGGGAATTATCATTTTCTCTCTGTTTTCTTAGGAGTTCTTACCGGCGTAGGCGGCGGGCTTTTAAGGGATATTATGGCAAGGCAGACTCCTTATATCCTGAAAAAACATGTTTATGCCTGTGCTTCCATTGCAGGGGGAATGTGCTATTCTTTCCTGCTTTCCAGCCCTGTTAATAACGATGCTGCCATGATCATCAGCGCTGTTTTAGTGGTTGCTATCCGCCTTTTAGCCACTCATTATTGCTGGAACCTGCCAAGAGCGTTAAAGAAGTCCTGA
- the asnA gene encoding aspartate--ammonia ligase: MELFIPEHYDPRLDIRETQDAIKYIRDTFQKEMGREMHLERISAPLFVEKSSGLNDNLNGVERPVSFDMAAIPGETMEVVHSLAKWKRMALKEYGFQPGEGLYTNMNAIRRDEELDNLHSCYVDQWDWEKVITREDRNEKTLKDTVRLIFKIIKHMQHEVWYKYPQAVNQLPDNIFFITTSELEAMYPDKTPKERENLITKEHGCVFLMQIGDKLANGKPHDGRAPDYDDWKLNGDILFWYPTLNCALEISSMGIRVDETSLREQLEKSGCTDRMELPYHKMLLNGELPYTIGGGIGQSRLCMLLLDRAHIGEVQASIWPQEMRDTCRKHKIYLL; encoded by the coding sequence ATGGAACTGTTTATACCGGAGCACTATGATCCCCGGCTGGATATACGTGAGACCCAGGATGCCATTAAATATATCCGCGATACTTTCCAGAAGGAAATGGGACGCGAGATGCACCTGGAACGTATTTCCGCACCTTTATTTGTAGAAAAAAGCAGCGGTTTAAATGATAACTTAAACGGCGTAGAACGCCCTGTATCTTTCGATATGGCTGCTATTCCTGGTGAGACCATGGAAGTTGTACACTCCCTTGCAAAGTGGAAACGTATGGCATTAAAAGAATATGGTTTCCAGCCAGGAGAAGGTCTTTACACCAACATGAACGCCATCCGCCGGGATGAGGAGCTGGACAATCTCCACTCCTGCTACGTAGACCAGTGGGACTGGGAGAAAGTCATTACCAGGGAAGACCGCAATGAAAAGACCTTAAAGGATACTGTACGTCTGATCTTTAAGATCATCAAGCACATGCAGCACGAAGTATGGTACAAATATCCTCAGGCTGTAAACCAGCTGCCAGATAATATCTTCTTTATCACTACCAGTGAACTGGAAGCTATGTACCCGGATAAAACCCCAAAGGAACGTGAAAACCTGATCACCAAAGAACACGGCTGCGTATTTTTAATGCAGATCGGTGACAAGTTAGCCAACGGAAAGCCACATGACGGCCGTGCACCAGACTATGATGACTGGAAATTAAACGGTGATATCCTTTTCTGGTATCCAACCTTAAACTGCGCGTTGGAGATCTCCAGCATGGGTATCCGTGTAGATGAGACTTCTTTAAGGGAACAGCTTGAAAAATCCGGCTGCACAGACCGTATGGAGCTTCCTTATCACAAGATGCTTTTAAACGGAGAGCTTCCTTATACCATCGGCGGTGGTATCGGACAGTCCCGTCTGTGCATGCTTTTACTGGACCGAGCCCATATCGGCGAAGTACAGGCAAGTATCTGGCCGCAGGAAATGCGTGATACCTGCAGGAAGCATAAAATCTACTTACTGTAA
- a CDS encoding phosphopentomutase yields the protein MKKFKRIFLIVMDSFGAGHAKDGAAYGDDGADTMGHIAEKHDNWKIPNLTKLGLANLHPLKGVTPAEHPLGYQLVLNEKSCGKDTMTGHWEMTGIYTTKPFVTFTDHGFPPELIHELEERTGHKIIGNKSASGTEILDELAEEEIATGHMIVYTSADSVLQICGNEETFGLDELYRCCKIARELTLKDEWRVGRVIARPYVGKKKGEFKRTSNRHDYALKPTGKTALDALKENGYDVISVGKIRDIFDGEGITEAYKSKSSVHGMEQTIDILQNNDFTGLCFVNLVDFDALWGHRRNPEGYAKEVESFDVKLGELLKNLKEDDLLMITADHGNDPTWTGTDHTREQVPLLVYSPSLKGDGKLEEADTFGVIGATIADNFDVKMPEGTIGTSILGQFK from the coding sequence ATGAAGAAATTTAAACGCATTTTTTTGATAGTAATGGATTCTTTTGGCGCAGGTCATGCAAAAGACGGGGCTGCTTACGGCGATGACGGTGCAGATACCATGGGTCATATTGCTGAGAAGCATGATAACTGGAAAATCCCAAACCTTACAAAGCTGGGGCTGGCGAATTTACATCCTTTAAAGGGAGTAACACCTGCAGAACATCCATTGGGCTATCAGCTGGTCCTTAATGAAAAAAGCTGCGGAAAAGACACTATGACAGGACACTGGGAAATGACGGGTATTTATACCACAAAGCCATTCGTTACATTTACAGACCATGGTTTCCCACCTGAACTGATCCATGAACTGGAAGAACGTACCGGACATAAGATCATTGGAAATAAAAGCGCCAGCGGTACAGAGATCCTGGATGAGCTGGCAGAAGAGGAGATCGCAACCGGTCACATGATCGTGTATACATCTGCTGATTCAGTGCTCCAGATCTGTGGAAACGAGGAAACCTTTGGACTGGATGAGCTTTACCGCTGCTGCAAGATCGCCAGGGAGCTGACTTTAAAGGATGAGTGGAGAGTAGGACGCGTCATTGCAAGACCTTATGTAGGAAAGAAAAAAGGTGAATTCAAGCGTACCAGCAACCGCCATGATTATGCCTTAAAACCAACAGGAAAAACGGCTTTGGATGCATTAAAAGAAAACGGATATGATGTGATCTCTGTAGGAAAGATCCGAGATATTTTTGACGGGGAAGGCATTACAGAGGCTTATAAATCAAAAAGTTCTGTTCACGGCATGGAACAGACCATCGACATTTTGCAGAACAATGATTTTACAGGTCTTTGCTTTGTCAACCTGGTTGATTTTGATGCACTTTGGGGGCACAGAAGAAATCCGGAAGGCTATGCAAAAGAAGTGGAAAGCTTTGATGTAAAGCTGGGTGAGCTGTTAAAGAATCTGAAAGAGGATGATCTGTTAATGATCACAGCAGACCATGGAAATGATCCTACATGGACCGGTACAGACCATACGAGAGAGCAGGTACCGCTGTTAGTTTATTCCCCGTCATTAAAAGGAGATGGAAAACTGGAAGAAGCAGATACCTTTGGTGTTATCGGTGCTACGATTGCAGATAATTTTGATGTGAAAATGCCGGAAGGAACCATTGGAACTTCTATTTTAGGGCAGTTTAAATAA